The Rhodopirellula halodulae sequence GAAGATCCGTATCTGACGGGTCGAATGGGTGTCGCGTACGTACGTGGCTTGCAGGGCGATGACCCACGGCACTTGAAGACGGCGGCAACACTCAAGCACTACGCCGTCAACAATGTGGAAACGCAACGATTCAGTCTGGACGCGAGCGTTTCGGAGGAAATGCTTCACGACTACTGGCTGCCTCACTTCCGCGACTCGGTGGTGGAAGCCGGTGCTTGTTCGTTGATGGCCAGTTACAACGCGATCAATGGAACGCCAAACAACATCAATCATTGGTTGCTGACCGACGTTCTGAAGAATCGCTGGAACCACTCCGGATTCGTGGTTTCCGACTTGGGAGGCGTTCGAACGATGGTCAACGGCCACGAACAGAAACGAATGTCCTATGTCGATGCGGTTGCGAAATCATTGATGGCAGGATGTGACTTTTCGGGACCCGAATACGAGCGTTACATCCCACTCGCTTTGCAAGAAGGCAAGATCACCGAGGAACGATTGAACGACGCAGTTCGTCGCGTGCTCACCGTCCGTTTTCGATTGGGAGAATTTGATCCGCCGGAAAGTGTTGCCTATCACAACCTCTCTCCGGAAATCATCGGTGGCGAGGCTCATCGGAGGGTAGCGTTGGACGTCGCACGTAAATCAATCGTCCTGCTTCAGAACAAAGAATCGGCACTGCCTCTCGACCAGGAAGAACTGAAGCGAGTCGCCGTCATCGGGCCATTGGCGGATCGAGTGGTTCTCAACAATTACAACGGAAGGCATGAAAACCTGGTGACACCTCTGGCCGGTATTCAACGTTTCCTGGGCGACCAAGTGAAAGTCGCGCATGCTCGCGGAACCACGGTCACTGGCCCCAAAGACGGTGTTCCTACCCAAATCGATCAAGAGCGAGGCTTCAGCAGCGGCCGCAGCCTGAAGCTGGACGCTCGTTCTGTGGGCGATTTCGCGGAGTTCCCCATCGAGGTGGATGCCGATGGCAAACATGCGTTTGAACTGCGTTACAAAAGCTATCCCACTCGCGGGCAATTCCAACTCAGCGTGGATGGCAATGATGTGGGACAGCCCATCGATATGTTCGAGGCGGAGGAACGTTATGGCTTGGTGGCCTCCTTGGGGACCATCGAACTGACCGCGGGCGAGCACACAATCCGTCTTACATCGGTCGGCAAGCAAGCCGCCAGCCAAGGTTTCTCTGGCCACTTTGACCAATTGCATTTGAAGGGTTCCACCAATCAAACCATTGAGATTGAATCGGTCGCCGTTCAAACCGGCCGGGCGAAACCGAAACGAGATCCAATTCAAGAAGCGGTGAATCTCGCCGCGAATTCGGATGTTGCAATCTTGTTTGTCGGAACGGACCAAAGCGTCGAACAAGAAGAACGCGACCGCACGACGCTGGGTCTGCCCGGCGAACAATTGAAGTTGGTCCAAAAGGTGATCGAGGCCAACCCGCGAAGCGTTGTGGTGCTCAAGAGCGCCGGTCCACTGACAGTCCCTTGGATCAAACAAAACAACGCCGCGATTCTGCAGGCATGGTGGGGCGGTGAAGAAGGCGGCACAGCGATCGCCGAGGTACTCTTTGGTGCCACCAACCCATCGGGCAAACTTCCCCACACGGTTTACGCATCGGAGTCACAGGTTCCGCCACTGGATGAATACAACATCGACGCGGGGTTCACATACATGCACCTGCGAGGAGAACCACTTTTTGCGTTTGGGCATGGGCTGAGTTACACCAACTTTGAGTATGGCGACCTATCGCTCGATCAAACCACGCTCAGTGCCGACGAATCACTGTCTATCAATTTAGAAGTTCAAAACACCGGCGATCGACAGGGAGATGAGATCGTGCAGCTTTACGTCCGATCAATCGACTCCTCGAGTGACGACCCCAAGCTCCGACTTGCAGGATTCACCCGTGTCGAAATGAATTCCGGTGCGACTCAACGTGTCCACTTTGAACTTTCCCCCAAACACATCTCCCGTTTCGATTCCTCCGTGGATGATTTCGTGGTCAAACCGGGACGCTACGAAGTGTTGGTGGGCAGCTCTTCCCAGGACATTCGATCGAAAAGTGAATTCCGGGTACCCGCTGGCGAGTGAACTTGCAACGGATTGCAAAATGTGAAGAAGCTGTTGTGATACGTCCCCTGACATCGTTCGTGGGTTCGTTCGGCAGATCGATTTCGATAGGATCAGTGACCATCACTGATCCGCACACTCTTGCCGCCACTTTCCCATGACAGCTTCGCGACGTTTCCTTTTGACCACCGCGTCAATCCGATGGTTGGTGGGCTTGTTGCTCGTAGTGGGGTGCAAACCCGCCTCCAACCCCGTCGCGAAGCCCGAGTCGGTGGCGGAACCAGCCAAGACAAACGTTGAACCGATCGCTTCGACCGATTCAGCAATCGCAGACACCCCATCGTTCCGTCCTTCGGCTGACGCGATCGTGATCGATGGCGCACTGAACGAAATCGACTGGGATTCACTGGTTGGTAAACGCGTCATCGTGCGGGGCGATTTGACCATCGTGGACACCTACAACTTGATCCGCCGAGGACAAGTCGATGTTGCTCGCGAACGACTTTACGTTCCGACCAGCATTGTCGATCCCAACGACAAGGATCCCAAGCTGAATTCCTACGAAGGCGGAAACAATGTCGCTCAGGTCACCCAAGCCCAAAAACTCAACGACACCGCCACCATCACGCTGGATGATGGCTCGGCCGAGCAAAACATCTTTCCACCGAAACTGTTTCCGAATCTCGGAGGCGGCTTGGCGACCGTGCGTCTGGGTTCGACCATCAAAGATGTCTCGGGGAAGGTCGTTCTTGCCGGCAGCAAACTGCTACTCGTTGCGGATCAGCCTTTGAACTGGACTCCCGCACCTCGACCACCTCGACCGGACGTGGGCAACGCGGAGGTGACGGTGGCGAGCTTCAACGTGCTAAACTATTTCACCACCATCGACGATGGCAACAACAACGCGCGGGGTGCGGATTCCTATGCGGAACTGCAGCGTCAAGAAGCCAAAATTGTCTCCGCGATGATCGCCCTCAAAGCCGACGTGATCGGCCTGATGGAACTGGAAAACAACCTCGAAGCGGAACAACGTTTGGTGGACGCATTGAACCAAGCCATCGGCCAAGAAATCTTTCGCGGCTGCGGATTGCCAGACGGGTTTGCGAAGGCTCCGGGCGGCAACGACGCCATCCGTGTTGGAATGATTTACCGTTCCGACCGAGTCTCCACGATCGGCGACGTGACCATGATTCGTGACGATGCATTTGGCGTGGCACGCACGCCAATCGTGCAGACATTCCAAGCGGTCTCGGGCCAAGCGGTCTCGGGCCAAGCGGTCTCGGGCCAAGCGGTCTCGGGCGGCGATCCATTCACCGTGGTCGTCAACCATTTCAAATCCAAAGGCGGCGCCAGCAACGCGCCCAAAGCGAATCAGAACAAAGGTGATGGCCAGGGCGCATACAACGCGAGTCGGCGAGCCCAGTCGCTTGCGATCACTGACTTCGTTCGCTCCTTGAAGGTTGACGAACAAGAACCACGCGTGCTGATCATTGGCGACTTCAACGCTTATCAACAAGAAGATCCGGTGGATGCCCTGCGTGCGATGGGATTGATCGATCTTCATGAGCACCAACGCGCGTCTGAAACAGACTCCGGCAGTTACTCTTACGTCTACTATGGCCAAGCCGGCAGCTTGGACCATGCATTTGCCACCCCAGCGCTTGCGAACTCAGTCACCGGGGTTGCCGCGTGGCACATCAACGCCGACGAACCGCGGTCGCTGGATTACAACCAAGAATACAATCCCAGCGAGCTCTTTCGCGAAGATCCCTATCGCAGTTCCGATCATGATCCGGTGCTCATTGGCATTGGTGACTGAACCGATGCCAATACTTCGACATGGAAACGCCATCTGTTGCCGCAGCCACCGCCGGAGTCTAGGTTGACGGCTTCGTGACTTGGATGACACGGCCCCCATAGCAATGGCATGGCAAACCCCATGATTCAGCGCAGCGTTTACATCGGCACCAACAGCAATGCCACTGGCAAACGCATGGTGGCGCTCGGCATGATGGAATTGGCGGCTCGCCGTTTCGGTCGCGTGGCTTTCTTTCGCCCCGTCGTGCGGTTGGGATCCGATCAAGACCAAAGCATTCGCATGATGCGTTCCCGATATGGCATCACAACGCCCACAGAAGAAATGTGCGGTGTGACTCGAACGCAAGCCAGGCAGATGTTAGCGGCGGATCGCTACAGCGATCTGATCCAGCTGATTCAACAAAAATTCAAACAATTGGAAGTCAAAGCGGACTTCGTCGTTGTCGAAGGCACCAGCTACCAAGGGCTCGCCCCTGAGCTGGAGTTTGAACTGAACGCCGATATCGCGGCCAACATCGGTGCACGCGTTCTTTCGGTTTACGCGATGGGCGACCGTACCGTTGACGAGTGCGTTCAATCGGTGTTGATCGGCAACGAGAGTTTTGTTGACCGAGGGGCGCAGTTGATCGCCACGATCATCAACCAAGTCCCCAACACCCAATCCATGGCGCTGCAGGCCGCGGTGACGACATCAAAACTGAACTCGAAAGCACCTCTGTACCTGTTGCCAGAGGAACCGCTGCTACGTCAACCAACCGTTCGCGAAATTCAGACTGGGATCAACGCGAAACTTGTTTCCGGCGATGATTCTTCCTTGGACCGCGAAGTCGCCGTCCGCAAGGTCGCCGCGATGCAACTGCCGGGCTTCTTAGAACGTCTCGCGAATGCAGCGTTGGTGATGACTCCGGGTGATCGCAGCGACATCTTGATTGGCTGTGTGCTGGCTTGTTCTCAACCCGACGGGCCATCGCCCGCGGCCGTGATTCTGACCGGAGGAATCACCCCGCCGCCTTCCGTGCGTCGCTTGGTGGAAAATGCGAACGCGTTGCCGATTTTGATGGCCACGGAAGACACTTACACGGTTGCTTCCAAGGCCGCTGAAGTACGGGCCGAAATTGGGGAGCACTCGCCACGTAAAATCGAATCCGCGATTGGAGTTTTTGAGCGACATGTCGATACGGATTCTCTTGCGGAACGTTTGAAAGCCCCGGTGGTTCCGCACATCACGCCCATGTTGTTTGAACACTCGCTGATCCAAAGAGCGCGGCAGCAACGCGTCAAAATCGTTCTTCCCGAAGCGACCGAACCACGCATTCTGCAAGCCGTTGATGTTTTGCGTCGACGTGATGTCACTGATGTGATCTTGCTGGGCAACCCAAACGAAATCTCGGCCGCGGCGGCTAGGTCAGGCGTCATGCTTCCCGGTGACGGACTGCATATCATCGACCCAGCCACCAGTCCTCTGCGTGATTCCTTCGCAAGCGAATACTATCAATTGCGTCAGCACAAAGGGGTGACCTTCGACATCGCTCGCGATCGAATGATCGATGTCACCTACTTTGGCACCATGTTGGTTCACCGCGGGATGGCGGGTGGATTGGTGTCCGGCGCCGTTCACACAACCGCCAATACCATTCGCCCAGCGTTCGAATTCATTCGCACCCGCCCCGACGTCAACGTGGTCAGCAGTGTGTTTTTGATGTGTTTGAAAGAAGGCGTCTTGGTCTACGGGGATTGTGCGGTCATCCCCAATCCGACCGCAGAGCAATTAACAGAAATCGCCATCAGCAGCGCGGAAACGGCCGCTCAATTTGGCATTGAGCCACGAATTGCGATGCTGTCGTACTCCACCGGCGAAAGCGGACAAGGCGAGGACGTCAACAAAGTCCGTGAAGCCACCGCAATGGTGCGTTCGCGACGACCGGATCTGGCCGTGGAGGGGCCTTTGCAATACGACGCGGCAGTGGATCCTGATGTCGCTGCGACGAAACTGCCCGACAACCCCGTGGCGGGCAAAGCGACGGTGTTGGTGTTTCCCGACTTGAACACAGGCAACAATCTTTACAAAGCCGTCCAGCGTTCCGCCGGTGCCATCGCAATTGGTCCGGTCCTGCAGGGGTTGAATAAACCGGTCAACGATCTTTCCCGAGGTTGCACCGTTCCCGATATCGTCAACACGGTCGCAATCACGGCCATCCAAGCTCAGATGGTGAGCGAATGAACGTTTTGGTTTTCAACGTCGGCAGCACCACGCTGAAATACGCTTGCATCGATT is a genomic window containing:
- a CDS encoding ExeM/NucH family extracellular endonuclease, with the protein product MTASRRFLLTTASIRWLVGLLLVVGCKPASNPVAKPESVAEPAKTNVEPIASTDSAIADTPSFRPSADAIVIDGALNEIDWDSLVGKRVIVRGDLTIVDTYNLIRRGQVDVARERLYVPTSIVDPNDKDPKLNSYEGGNNVAQVTQAQKLNDTATITLDDGSAEQNIFPPKLFPNLGGGLATVRLGSTIKDVSGKVVLAGSKLLLVADQPLNWTPAPRPPRPDVGNAEVTVASFNVLNYFTTIDDGNNNARGADSYAELQRQEAKIVSAMIALKADVIGLMELENNLEAEQRLVDALNQAIGQEIFRGCGLPDGFAKAPGGNDAIRVGMIYRSDRVSTIGDVTMIRDDAFGVARTPIVQTFQAVSGQAVSGQAVSGQAVSGGDPFTVVVNHFKSKGGASNAPKANQNKGDGQGAYNASRRAQSLAITDFVRSLKVDEQEPRVLIIGDFNAYQQEDPVDALRAMGLIDLHEHQRASETDSGSYSYVYYGQAGSLDHAFATPALANSVTGVAAWHINADEPRSLDYNQEYNPSELFREDPYRSSDHDPVLIGIGD
- a CDS encoding glycoside hydrolase family 3 C-terminal domain-containing protein; translated protein: MLLRFLCVLFACLLFRPLGGQEPDPLSVPLAKENPNYLNVDLPVEQRVADLLQRMTVEEKAIALNHNGPALKRFGLRSDKWNQCLNGVQWDRPTTLFPVCIAMAATWDTELVQNDIARVMSDEARAIYNQWQQSPEIKSQHKGLIYRAPVINIGRNPYWGRNHEAFGEDPYLTGRMGVAYVRGLQGDDPRHLKTAATLKHYAVNNVETQRFSLDASVSEEMLHDYWLPHFRDSVVEAGACSLMASYNAINGTPNNINHWLLTDVLKNRWNHSGFVVSDLGGVRTMVNGHEQKRMSYVDAVAKSLMAGCDFSGPEYERYIPLALQEGKITEERLNDAVRRVLTVRFRLGEFDPPESVAYHNLSPEIIGGEAHRRVALDVARKSIVLLQNKESALPLDQEELKRVAVIGPLADRVVLNNYNGRHENLVTPLAGIQRFLGDQVKVAHARGTTVTGPKDGVPTQIDQERGFSSGRSLKLDARSVGDFAEFPIEVDADGKHAFELRYKSYPTRGQFQLSVDGNDVGQPIDMFEAEERYGLVASLGTIELTAGEHTIRLTSVGKQAASQGFSGHFDQLHLKGSTNQTIEIESVAVQTGRAKPKRDPIQEAVNLAANSDVAILFVGTDQSVEQEERDRTTLGLPGEQLKLVQKVIEANPRSVVVLKSAGPLTVPWIKQNNAAILQAWWGGEEGGTAIAEVLFGATNPSGKLPHTVYASESQVPPLDEYNIDAGFTYMHLRGEPLFAFGHGLSYTNFEYGDLSLDQTTLSADESLSINLEVQNTGDRQGDEIVQLYVRSIDSSSDDPKLRLAGFTRVEMNSGATQRVHFELSPKHISRFDSSVDDFVVKPGRYEVLVGSSSQDIRSKSEFRVPAGE
- the pta gene encoding phosphate acetyltransferase, translated to MIQRSVYIGTNSNATGKRMVALGMMELAARRFGRVAFFRPVVRLGSDQDQSIRMMRSRYGITTPTEEMCGVTRTQARQMLAADRYSDLIQLIQQKFKQLEVKADFVVVEGTSYQGLAPELEFELNADIAANIGARVLSVYAMGDRTVDECVQSVLIGNESFVDRGAQLIATIINQVPNTQSMALQAAVTTSKLNSKAPLYLLPEEPLLRQPTVREIQTGINAKLVSGDDSSLDREVAVRKVAAMQLPGFLERLANAALVMTPGDRSDILIGCVLACSQPDGPSPAAVILTGGITPPPSVRRLVENANALPILMATEDTYTVASKAAEVRAEIGEHSPRKIESAIGVFERHVDTDSLAERLKAPVVPHITPMLFEHSLIQRARQQRVKIVLPEATEPRILQAVDVLRRRDVTDVILLGNPNEISAAAARSGVMLPGDGLHIIDPATSPLRDSFASEYYQLRQHKGVTFDIARDRMIDVTYFGTMLVHRGMAGGLVSGAVHTTANTIRPAFEFIRTRPDVNVVSSVFLMCLKEGVLVYGDCAVIPNPTAEQLTEIAISSAETAAQFGIEPRIAMLSYSTGESGQGEDVNKVREATAMVRSRRPDLAVEGPLQYDAAVDPDVAATKLPDNPVAGKATVLVFPDLNTGNNLYKAVQRSAGAIAIGPVLQGLNKPVNDLSRGCTVPDIVNTVAITAIQAQMVSE